Proteins encoded together in one Drosophila albomicans strain 15112-1751.03 chromosome 2R, ASM965048v2, whole genome shotgun sequence window:
- the LOC117575682 gene encoding rho GTPase-activating protein 100F isoform X1: MQWKKKFTRLKAATGNSRVRRMLCCGRRKENGRSVPDVTASPGRAPPGPLPANQLSGLGNQQQHHLANQQQQQQHQQQQQHHGNQQQNRNQSGNSNATGGGKDPVLLQGDFRKVSGISSEIFRQIEAVENDHDPNTAAALEAVERRGEMIVRILEPRSMGSKHAVDAAHKLMNKADGRHTVQLVEIVKRPGQTLGLYIREGNGADRTDGVFISRIALESAVYNSGCLRVGDEILAVNLVDVTHMSLDDVVIIMSIPRRLVLAIRQRRGNRGAGSPGPPTLSRPEQKPPPVVVIKRDLRDEDLDETDRMPRPRSSRERRTGDGREMTESRSRLGLGLNNYSPQSEQLDMYYNTRAGVNAMGEPPNWGYKPPPPPSQSVITEQPTKGHAFAPSHAYYQNAGTLESLAEKVHAFYPGAPGQPVGPSRRMSTGTGNVGLAQQHARFPRSGSDQHLPRVEYADYSNSLGRHSLLRSSLKPGTGAPMPVGVGGTLGRYGRYEQQRGVVPKYGPPAAGAQSLTRRSRPNLDYSSDTEATIGPRPSYYYYNRPAIGSMPRGASGVSSGAAAAAAAMLAGGADLNKFNSLPRERPGVRLQGIRSRLGDRLIDENDGNISAPEFDARRGRDLRQRINASPGPSIFTADEYRAWLRRAPSSSAIAEQMRMTRDMFAQPRPHRFSCSAENIHDALRNTESIYSSRTGILGAGTLDRNLGLTRPISALPVRSMSSQHIGGAGSIRSPSIRRMRQLLELSAGPASPSGSIMSTAGHQSPAPTPSATLPRPHRQIDINPAEFAKYKLDKPIVDIGGISGMLWIHLLAGRGLRTAPDMGAQHAGAGVPVAPTQTRDLYCVIECDRVHKARTVVRSGDLQFDWDESFELDLVGNKQLDVLVYSWDPQHRHKLCYRGAISLSAVLRQSPLHQLALKVEPRGTIYIRMRHTDPLALYKRRGLPSLRAGYPTLFGADLESVVNRESKGAPGCAPVPVVLRRCVEEVERRGLDIIGLYRLCGSATKKRLLREAFERNSRAVELSPEHVPDINVITGVLKDYLRELPEPLFTRCLFQMTVDALAVCLPDDPEGNAKLMLSILDCLPRANRATLVFLLDHLSLVVSNSERNKMSAQALATVMGPPLMLHSASAQPGADIDHAQPIAVLKYLLQIWPQPQTQTQHQQLAQHSGMVGGMANASSMSNMAGVASGRRGESTGQRGSKVSALPADRQQILLQQQQQLMAAQGNLLRSSTSVTNILSQGHHQLSATANNHLYQSVVGQLAQSHRALQQAVQQPYQLAASAVSAIPDQSPLPLPGTPSPGSSSASTGSGSGSGSGKSTDTIKRGASPASVKQVKIIDTPSPYSIVQKKPPLQKDAPIDITTPTGQSELAGLAASSSTNRKGVDFYEPHKSISKSGEDTYSSKYNSNNISSSLDTTSKKNNYTNNSSSYSHGKSSTAASNANGTDDYKAIRNKSSATSSSSSSQATVLSAGSTATSAPTTSSDDSDDLVSYKSSASTNALLAQSQAMTTSQLMSKYLKREPRVQFTPIKSPESPSPPGGGDGLPKGTYQLVTPSSSTSCLASKPPQASTGAISKYTTSETSTNSSCSKLSSPSRLAKDSKSSGGGAVSSSTTSSSSLVSSGRRLFDSLASSSSSETETKTYIGGTTVASGSSSTTTYTTNESRNVASNSSSKSTGSAAGSGSEHRSFGSALFGSSGLGNGNGHGHGHASSNNHNSPFASTNGNGSSSSHNAMHLYGTLPKNGVANGSSSSGGGGSAGATLFGASSSASSSYHSGSGTASSSGVSSMTGSTNSYDFYTSGSSSSHSSSRPLANGGNNYHTLGTYRAQYAATNPFLDAFDEKPSNGHASQDKHALSSEKTAAATSSSTHQRASMVAAFQSSGDSKNGSDEYDDLK; encoded by the exons GAGAATGGAAGATCAGTTCCTGATGTTACTGCCAGTCCGGGCCGTGCTCCGCCCGGTCCGCTGCCCGCCAATCAGCTGTCCGGCTTgggcaaccagcagcagcatcatcttgccaaccagcagcagcagcagcaacaccaacagcagcagcagcatcatggCAACCAGCAACAGAATCGCAATCAAAGCGGCAACTCAAATGCCACCGGCGGTGGCAAGGATCCCGTGTTGCTGCAAGGCGACTTTCGCAAGGTCAGCGGCATCAGTTCGGAGATCTTTCGTCAGATAGAAGCCGTTGAGAACGATCATGACCCGAATACGGCGGCTGCACTCGAGGCCGTCGAGCGACGCGGCGAGATGATTGTGCGCATCCTGGAGCCACGCTCCATGGGCAGTAAACACGCTGTCGATGCCGCCCACAAGCTGATGAACAAGGCCGATGGCCGGCATACCGTGCAGCTGGTCGAGATCGTTAAACGGCCCGGCCAAACCTTAGGTCTCTATATACGCGAGGGCAACGGCGCCGATCGCACCGATGGCGTCTTCATATCCCGCATTGCGCTCGAGTCGGCGGTCTACAACAGCGGCTGCCTTAGG GTGGGCGACGAAATCCTGGCCGTCAATTTGGTTGATGTCACACACATGTCGCTCGATGATGTCGTCATCATCATGTCAATTCCTCGACGCCTGGTGCTGGCCATACGACAGCGGCGTGGCAATCGTGGAGCCGGTTCACCGGGACCGCCAACGTTGTCGCGACCGGAGCAGAAGCCCCCGCCGGTGGTCGTGATTAAGCGTGATCTGCGAGACGAGGATCTGGATGAGACGGATCGAATGCCGCGCCCGCGTTCATCACGTGAAAGACGTACAG GAGATGGCCGCGAGATGACCGAATCACGTTCGAGACTAGGCCTGGGGCTGAACAACTACAGTCCGCAGTCGGAGCAGTTGGACATGTACTATAACACGCGAGCCGGCGTCAATGCCATGGGTGAGCCACCCAATTGGGGATACaaaccgccgccgccgccctCGCAATCGGTCATCACGGAGCAGCCCACCAAGGGACATGCGTTTGCCCCGTCGCACGCCTACTATCAGAATGCCGGCACACTGGAGAGTCTCGCCGAGAAGGTGCACGCCTTCTACCCAGGAGCACCGGGTCAACCGGTGGGTCCATCGCGTCGCATGTCCACGGGCACGGGCAACGTGGGCTTGGCCCAGCAGCATGCGCGCTTCCCGCGCTCCGGTTCCGATCAGCACTTGCCACGCGTCGAGTATGCGGACTATTCGAACTCGCTGGGTCGCCACTCGCTGCTGCGTTCTAGCCTGAAGCCAGGCACTGGCGCACCCATGCCTGTGGGCGTGGGCGGCACCTTGGGTCGCTACGGACGCTACGAGCAACAGCGTGGCGTGGTGCCCAAATACGGACCGCCAGCTGCGGGCGCACAGTCGCTGACGCGACGATCGCGTCCGAATCTGGACTACTCCAGCGACACGGAGGCCACGATTGGCCCTCGGCCCAGTTACTACTATTATAATCGCCCCGCCATTGGCAGCATGCCGCGTGGCGCAAGTGGCGTGAGCAGCggtgcagctgctgcggcggctgctATGCTGGCCGGTGGCGCCGATCTCAACAAGTTCAACTCACTGCCCAGGGAGCGTCCGGGCGTGCGCTTGCAGGGCATCAGATCGAGGCTGGGCGATCGCCTGATCGATGAGAACGATGGCAACATTTCGGCGCCGGAGTTTGATGCGCGTCGAGGCCGCGATTTGCGGCAACGCATCAATGCCAGTCCTGGGCCCTCGATCTTCACGGCGGACGAGTATCGCGCTTGGCTGCGACGAGCGCCGAGCAGCTCGGCGATTGCGGAACAGATGCGCATGACTCGGGATATGTTCGCTCAGCCGCGTCCGCATCGCTTCTCCTGCAGCGCCGAGAACATCCACGACGCACTTAGAAAT ACCGAGAGCATTTACTCAAGCAGAACTGGCATACTTGGCGCCGGCACCCTGGACCGCAATCTCGGCCTGACGCGACCCATTTCCGCCTTGCCCGTGCGTTCGATGTCCTCGCAGCACATTGGCGGCGCTGGTTCCATACGCTCGCCAAGCATACGACGCATGCGTCAGCTGCTGGAGCTGTCCGCGGGTCCCGCTAGTCCCAGTGGCAGCATCATGAGCACCGCTGGCCATCAGAGTCCGGCGCCCACACCGAGCGCCACTTTGCCGCGTCCGCATCGTCAGATCGACATCAATCCGGCTGAGTTTGCCAAATACAAGCTGGACAAACCGATTGTGGACATTGGCGGCATCTCCGGCATGCTCTGGATACACTTGCTCGCCGGTCGCGGACTACGAACAGCGCCAGACATGGGTGCACAACATGCAGGCGCCGGAGTGCCAGTGGCACCGACACAGACACGTGATCTCTACTGTGTGATTGAATGCGATCGCGTGCACAAAGCTCGAACGGTGGTGCGATCGGGAGATCTGCAGTTCGACTGGGATGAGTCCTTCGAACTGGATCTAGTGGGCAACAAGCAGCTGGATGTGCTCGTCTACTCCTGGGATCCACAGCACAGGCACAAGCTGTGCTATCGCGGCGCCATCTCATTGTCCGCGGTACTGCGACAGTCGCCCTTGCATCAGCTGGCGCTGAAAGTGGAACCGCGTGGCACGATCTACATACGCATGCGGCACACGGATCCGCTGGCGCTCTACAAGCGACGAGGACTGCCCAGCTTACGGGCAGGTTACCCAACACTATTCGGTGCAGATCTTGAATCGGTGGTCAACAGGGAGTCGAAGGGTGCGCCGGGTTGTGCGCCAGTGCCGGTGGTGCTGCGACGTTGTGTAGAGGAGGTGGAACGGCGCGGTCTCGATATAATCGGACTGTATCGTCTGTGCGGCTCGGCGACCAAGAAGCGTCTGCTGCGGGAGGCCTTCGAGCGCAACAGTCGTGCCGTGGAATTGAGCCCGGAACACGTTCCTGATATTAATGTTATAACCGGTGTGCTCAAGGACTATCTCAGGGAGCTGCCCGAGCCGCTGTTCACGCGTTGTCTCTTCCAGATGACAGTCGATGCATTGG CTGTTTGCCTGCCAGATGATCCCGAGGGCAATGCGAAACTGATGCttagcatactcgactgtctGCCTAGGGCGAATAGG GCCACCCTTGTGTTCCTGCTTGATCATCTGTCGCTGGTGGTATCCAATTCGGAGCGCAACAAGATGTCCGCTCAGGCGCTGGCCACTGTGATGGGTCCACCGCTGATGCTGCATTCGGCGAGTGCGCAGCCGGGCGCTGACATCGATCACGCCCAGCCGATAGCGGTGCTCAAGTATCTGCTGCAGATCTGGCCGCAGCCACAGACGCAGacgcagcatcagcagctggCACAGCACAGCGGCATGGTCGGTGGCATGGCCAATGCCAGCAGCATGAGCAATATGGCGGGTGTTGCTTCAG GTCGGCGCGGCGAGTCAACAGGGCAGCGTGGAAGCAAAGTCAGTGCGTTGCCAGCGGACAGACAGCAAATActactgcagcagcagcagcagctcatgGCGGCACAGGGCAACCTACTGCGCTCGTCCACTTCGGTAACCAACATACTCTCCCAAGGCCATCATCAGCTCTCAGCCACAGCCAACAATCATCTGTATCAATCAGTAGTGGGTCAGTTAGCTCAATCGCATCGAGCCTTGCAACAAGCGGTGCAACAG CCCTATCAATTGGCGGCCTCAGCGGTCTCAGCAATTCCCGACCAATCGCCACTGCCACTTCCAGGCACACCCTCCCCCGGCAGTAGCTCAGCGTCGACGGGCTCCGGTTCGGGCTCGGGTTCCGGCAAGA GCACTGATACCATCAAGCGCGGTGCTTCGCCAGCCTCTGTTAAGCAAGTGAAGATCATTGACACGCCCAGCCCGTATTCCATTGTTCAGAAGAAGCCGCCGCTGCAGAAGGATGCGCCCATTGACATAACCACACCCACTGGCCAGTCAGAGTTGGCAGGTTTAGCTGCAAGCAGCTCAACCAATCGCAAGGGCGTTGACTTCTATGAACCGCACAAATCGATCTCGAAATCCGGCGAGGACACATACAGCTCCAagtacaacagcaacaatatcagcagcagcttggACACCACCAGCAAGAAGAACAACtacacaaacaacagcagcagttacTCGCATGGCAAATCCTCCACAGCTGCCAGCAATGCCAATGGCACCGACGACTACAAGGCCATACGCAACAAGTCGAGTGCCACCTCGAGCAGCAGTTCATCGCAGGCAACGGTGTTGAGTGCTGGCTCCACAGCCACCTCGGCACCGACCACCTCATCCGATGACTCTGACGACTTGGTCTCGTACAAATCGTCGGCCTCCACAAACGCATTGCTGGCCCAGTCGCAGGCGATGACCACTAGCCAACTGATGTCGAAATATTTGAAGCGTGAGCCACGTGTGCAATTCACGCCCATCAAGTCACCGGAGTCACCATCGCCGCCCGGCGGTGGCGATGGCTTGCCCAAGGGCACCTATCAACTGGTGACGCCCAGCTCCAGCACCAGCTGCCTGGCCAGCAAGCCGCCGCAGGCGAGCACAGGCGCCATCAGCAAATACACGACATCAGAGACgagcaccaacagcagctgcagcaaattGTCGTCGCCATCGCGACTGGCCAAGGATAGCAAGTCGAGTGGCGGCGGCGCAGTAAGTAGCTCCACCACCAGCTCCTCGTCGCTGGTGTCGAGCGGCAGGCGGCTGTTTGACAGTCTCGCCTCGTCGTCCTCCTCCGAAACGGAGACAAAGACTTACATTGGCGGCACCACCGTTGCCAGCGGCTCCAGCAGCACCACAACCTACACCACGAACGAGTCTAGAAATGtagccagcaacagcagtagcaaatCAACAGGGTCAGCAGCGGGATCGGGATCAGAGCACAGAAGTTTTGGTAGTGCACTGTTTGGCAGCAGTGGCctgggcaatggcaatggtCATGGCCATGGtcatgccagcagcaacaaccacaatagTCCCTTTGCCAGCaccaatggcaatggcagcagcagcagccacaatgcCATGCACTTGTATGGCACACTGCCCAAGAATGGTGTTgccaatggcagcagcagcagcggcggcggcggcagtgCCGGTGCCACATTGTTTGGGGCAAGCAGCTCGGCGAGCTCCTCTTATCACTCGGGCAGCGGCACTGCGAGCAGCAGTGGCGTTAGCTCCATGACTGGCTCCACGAATAGCTATGACTTCTATACCAGCGGCAGTTcgagcagccacagcagctcACGGCCATTGGCCAACGGGGGCAACAACTATCACACGTTGGGCACGTATCGGGCGCAATATGCGGCCACCAATCCCTTTCTCGATGCCTTCGACGAGAAGCCCAGCAATGGTCATGCCAGCCAGGACAAGCATGCATTGAGCAGCGAGAAGACGGCGGCAGCGACGTCCTCTTCAACTCATCAGCGTGCCTCCATGGTGGCGGCCTTTCAATCGTCGGGCGACTCAAAGAACGGCAGCGATGAGTACGATGATCTCAAGTGA
- the LOC117575682 gene encoding rho GTPase-activating protein 100F isoform X7, translated as MQWKKKFTRLKAATGNSRVRRMLCCGRRKENGRSVPDVTASPGRAPPGPLPANQLSGLGNQQQHHLANQQQQQQHQQQQQHHGNQQQNRNQSGNSNATGGGKDPVLLQGDFRKVSGISSEIFRQIEAVENDHDPNTAAALEAVERRGEMIVRILEPRSMGSKHAVDAAHKLMNKADGRHTVQLVEIVKRPGQTLGLYIREGNGADRTDGVFISRIALESAVYNSGCLRVGDEILAVNLVDVTHMSLDDVVIIMSIPRRLVLAIRQRRGNRGAGSPGPPTLSRPEQKPPPVVVIKRDLRDEDLDETDRMPRPRSSRERRTGDGREMTESRSRLGLGLNNYSPQSEQLDMYYNTRAGVNAMGEPPNWGYKPPPPPSQSVITEQPTKGHAFAPSHAYYQNAGTLESLAEKVHAFYPGAPGQPVGPSRRMSTGTGNVGLAQQHARFPRSGSDQHLPRVEYADYSNSLGRHSLLRSSLKPGTGAPMPVGVGGTLGRYGRYEQQRGVVPKYGPPAAGAQSLTRRSRPNLDYSSDTEATIGPRPSYYYYNRPAIGSMPRGASGVSSGAAAAAAAMLAGGADLNKFNSLPRERPGVRLQGIRSRLGDRLIDENDGNISAPEFDARRGRDLRQRINASPGPSIFTADEYRAWLRRAPSSSAIAEQMRMTRDMFAQPRPHRFSCSAENIHDALRNTESIYSSRTGILGAGTLDRNLGLTRPISALPVRSMSSQHIGGAGSIRSPSIRRMRQLLELSAGPASPSGSIMSTAGHQSPAPTPSATLPRPHRQIDINPAEFAKYKLDKPIVDIGGISGMLWIHLLAGRGLRTAPDMGAQHAGAGVPVAPTQTRDLYCVIECDRVHKARTVVRSGDLQFDWDESFELDLVGNKQLDVLVYSWDPQHRHKLCYRGAISLSAVLRQSPLHQLALKVEPRGTIYIRMRHTDPLALYKRRGLPSLRAGYPTLFGADLESVVNRESKGAPGCAPVPVVLRRCVEEVERRGLDIIGLYRLCGSATKKRLLREAFERNSRAVELSPEHVPDINVITGVLKDYLRELPEPLFTRCLFQMTVDALAVCLPDDPEGNAKLMLSILDCLPRANRATLVFLLDHLSLVVSNSERNKMSAQALATVMGPPLMLHSASAQPGADIDHAQPIAVLKYLLQIWPQPQTQTQHQQLAQHSGMVGGMANASSMSNMAGVASDRSARRVNRAAWKQSQCVASGQTANTTAAAAAAHGGTGQPTALVHFALSIGGLSGLSNSRPIATATSRHTLPRQ; from the exons GAGAATGGAAGATCAGTTCCTGATGTTACTGCCAGTCCGGGCCGTGCTCCGCCCGGTCCGCTGCCCGCCAATCAGCTGTCCGGCTTgggcaaccagcagcagcatcatcttgccaaccagcagcagcagcagcaacaccaacagcagcagcagcatcatggCAACCAGCAACAGAATCGCAATCAAAGCGGCAACTCAAATGCCACCGGCGGTGGCAAGGATCCCGTGTTGCTGCAAGGCGACTTTCGCAAGGTCAGCGGCATCAGTTCGGAGATCTTTCGTCAGATAGAAGCCGTTGAGAACGATCATGACCCGAATACGGCGGCTGCACTCGAGGCCGTCGAGCGACGCGGCGAGATGATTGTGCGCATCCTGGAGCCACGCTCCATGGGCAGTAAACACGCTGTCGATGCCGCCCACAAGCTGATGAACAAGGCCGATGGCCGGCATACCGTGCAGCTGGTCGAGATCGTTAAACGGCCCGGCCAAACCTTAGGTCTCTATATACGCGAGGGCAACGGCGCCGATCGCACCGATGGCGTCTTCATATCCCGCATTGCGCTCGAGTCGGCGGTCTACAACAGCGGCTGCCTTAGG GTGGGCGACGAAATCCTGGCCGTCAATTTGGTTGATGTCACACACATGTCGCTCGATGATGTCGTCATCATCATGTCAATTCCTCGACGCCTGGTGCTGGCCATACGACAGCGGCGTGGCAATCGTGGAGCCGGTTCACCGGGACCGCCAACGTTGTCGCGACCGGAGCAGAAGCCCCCGCCGGTGGTCGTGATTAAGCGTGATCTGCGAGACGAGGATCTGGATGAGACGGATCGAATGCCGCGCCCGCGTTCATCACGTGAAAGACGTACAG GAGATGGCCGCGAGATGACCGAATCACGTTCGAGACTAGGCCTGGGGCTGAACAACTACAGTCCGCAGTCGGAGCAGTTGGACATGTACTATAACACGCGAGCCGGCGTCAATGCCATGGGTGAGCCACCCAATTGGGGATACaaaccgccgccgccgccctCGCAATCGGTCATCACGGAGCAGCCCACCAAGGGACATGCGTTTGCCCCGTCGCACGCCTACTATCAGAATGCCGGCACACTGGAGAGTCTCGCCGAGAAGGTGCACGCCTTCTACCCAGGAGCACCGGGTCAACCGGTGGGTCCATCGCGTCGCATGTCCACGGGCACGGGCAACGTGGGCTTGGCCCAGCAGCATGCGCGCTTCCCGCGCTCCGGTTCCGATCAGCACTTGCCACGCGTCGAGTATGCGGACTATTCGAACTCGCTGGGTCGCCACTCGCTGCTGCGTTCTAGCCTGAAGCCAGGCACTGGCGCACCCATGCCTGTGGGCGTGGGCGGCACCTTGGGTCGCTACGGACGCTACGAGCAACAGCGTGGCGTGGTGCCCAAATACGGACCGCCAGCTGCGGGCGCACAGTCGCTGACGCGACGATCGCGTCCGAATCTGGACTACTCCAGCGACACGGAGGCCACGATTGGCCCTCGGCCCAGTTACTACTATTATAATCGCCCCGCCATTGGCAGCATGCCGCGTGGCGCAAGTGGCGTGAGCAGCggtgcagctgctgcggcggctgctATGCTGGCCGGTGGCGCCGATCTCAACAAGTTCAACTCACTGCCCAGGGAGCGTCCGGGCGTGCGCTTGCAGGGCATCAGATCGAGGCTGGGCGATCGCCTGATCGATGAGAACGATGGCAACATTTCGGCGCCGGAGTTTGATGCGCGTCGAGGCCGCGATTTGCGGCAACGCATCAATGCCAGTCCTGGGCCCTCGATCTTCACGGCGGACGAGTATCGCGCTTGGCTGCGACGAGCGCCGAGCAGCTCGGCGATTGCGGAACAGATGCGCATGACTCGGGATATGTTCGCTCAGCCGCGTCCGCATCGCTTCTCCTGCAGCGCCGAGAACATCCACGACGCACTTAGAAAT ACCGAGAGCATTTACTCAAGCAGAACTGGCATACTTGGCGCCGGCACCCTGGACCGCAATCTCGGCCTGACGCGACCCATTTCCGCCTTGCCCGTGCGTTCGATGTCCTCGCAGCACATTGGCGGCGCTGGTTCCATACGCTCGCCAAGCATACGACGCATGCGTCAGCTGCTGGAGCTGTCCGCGGGTCCCGCTAGTCCCAGTGGCAGCATCATGAGCACCGCTGGCCATCAGAGTCCGGCGCCCACACCGAGCGCCACTTTGCCGCGTCCGCATCGTCAGATCGACATCAATCCGGCTGAGTTTGCCAAATACAAGCTGGACAAACCGATTGTGGACATTGGCGGCATCTCCGGCATGCTCTGGATACACTTGCTCGCCGGTCGCGGACTACGAACAGCGCCAGACATGGGTGCACAACATGCAGGCGCCGGAGTGCCAGTGGCACCGACACAGACACGTGATCTCTACTGTGTGATTGAATGCGATCGCGTGCACAAAGCTCGAACGGTGGTGCGATCGGGAGATCTGCAGTTCGACTGGGATGAGTCCTTCGAACTGGATCTAGTGGGCAACAAGCAGCTGGATGTGCTCGTCTACTCCTGGGATCCACAGCACAGGCACAAGCTGTGCTATCGCGGCGCCATCTCATTGTCCGCGGTACTGCGACAGTCGCCCTTGCATCAGCTGGCGCTGAAAGTGGAACCGCGTGGCACGATCTACATACGCATGCGGCACACGGATCCGCTGGCGCTCTACAAGCGACGAGGACTGCCCAGCTTACGGGCAGGTTACCCAACACTATTCGGTGCAGATCTTGAATCGGTGGTCAACAGGGAGTCGAAGGGTGCGCCGGGTTGTGCGCCAGTGCCGGTGGTGCTGCGACGTTGTGTAGAGGAGGTGGAACGGCGCGGTCTCGATATAATCGGACTGTATCGTCTGTGCGGCTCGGCGACCAAGAAGCGTCTGCTGCGGGAGGCCTTCGAGCGCAACAGTCGTGCCGTGGAATTGAGCCCGGAACACGTTCCTGATATTAATGTTATAACCGGTGTGCTCAAGGACTATCTCAGGGAGCTGCCCGAGCCGCTGTTCACGCGTTGTCTCTTCCAGATGACAGTCGATGCATTGG CTGTTTGCCTGCCAGATGATCCCGAGGGCAATGCGAAACTGATGCttagcatactcgactgtctGCCTAGGGCGAATAGG GCCACCCTTGTGTTCCTGCTTGATCATCTGTCGCTGGTGGTATCCAATTCGGAGCGCAACAAGATGTCCGCTCAGGCGCTGGCCACTGTGATGGGTCCACCGCTGATGCTGCATTCGGCGAGTGCGCAGCCGGGCGCTGACATCGATCACGCCCAGCCGATAGCGGTGCTCAAGTATCTGCTGCAGATCTGGCCGCAGCCACAGACGCAGacgcagcatcagcagctggCACAGCACAGCGGCATGGTCGGTGGCATGGCCAATGCCAGCAGCATGAGCAATATGGCGGGTGTTGCTTCAG ACAGGTCGGCGCGGCGAGTCAACAGGGCAGCGTGGAAGCAAAGTCAGTGCGTTGCCAGCGGACAGACAGCAAATActactgcagcagcagcagcagctcatgGCGGCACAGGGCAACCTACTGCGCTCGTCCACTTCG CCCTATCAATTGGCGGCCTCAGCGGTCTCAGCAATTCCCGACCAATCGCCACTGCCACTTCCAGGCACACCCTCCCCCGGCAGTAG